One Nicotiana tomentosiformis chromosome 1, ASM39032v3, whole genome shotgun sequence genomic window, gaaaggaatgctgactccgatgcccaaatagcctcccatactacctctattcgcaacttggaagtacaaatgggtcaaatttctcaagcattgaatactcgccctaagggggcactacaagtgatacggtagtaaacccgaagggtgggaacaatacaggccatgctatggcggttaccacaagaagcggtagaggtggagatgcaagtacctctaatccaaagaagattgtgagtgatgatgttgtgttgcaagaagatgatgagattcaagccaatgatgagaatgtgaatgatgaagtgaggatcgatattgatgacaacatggaggagactcaaaataatgtgaacccgtctagggaacacgtgatagacataccggaaATGGTAGTGCCTAAAGCCAAGGCCCCCTTGCCAAGGGCTCCTCCActgtatcctcaaaggcttgcaaagcaaaataatgaaaaccaattcaagaagtttattgagatgatgaaaaTTTTGTCGATCAATgtgcccttggtggaagctctcgaacaaatgccgagatatgccaagttcatgaaggacttggtaactaagaagagatatatgaattgtgagaccatcaaaatgactcatcaagtgagtacTATTATGCACTCGATGGATCCAAAGCTTgaagatcccggtgcctttacaattTCATGCACCATTAGTAGCGCCGATTTTGCAAAAGCCTTATGTGATTTGGGAGTAaatattaatttgatgccatattccgtGTTCAAGACACTAGGTATTGGGCAATCAAGAGCTACTTCCATGATATTACAAATGGCagatcggacaatgaaaaggccgcttggtattattgatgatgttctagtctgggtcgacaagtttattttgcctgctgattttgtgattctcgactgtgaagtagactatgaggtgcctataatattggggagacctttcctagcaacagggaaggcattggttgatgtTGAAGTaggggagctcaccttccgagtgggcgatgaaaaagttgtaTTCCGCATGTGCAAATCattgaggcaaccaaatagcaatgaagtttgctcttttgtggatcttgtgacggaggagatagttgatgacacgagtgccatgatcaatgtggaagaccctttggaaATTGTGTTGTTAAACCATGAGGATGATGAAAAGGAATGCTTGGTTGAATAAGCAAATGCGTTGCAAGGAATGGTATCCTACTCATATGGGCCCTGTAAAATTTCCTTGGACTTggaaaaccggaagactccaccaacaaagccctcaattgaggagccaccaacattggagttgaagcctttgccttcacacctcaggtatgaattcttaggcccttcttccacattacctgttattctttttGTTTGCCTAACTAACGTGCAAGTAGACTCCACCCTTGTGGTGCTTCAAAGAATGAAAAAGGAAATTGGATGAACTTTGGTtgacattcggggtataagccccgccttttgcatgcacaaaattatactagaggatgatgCCAAAACCTtcgtggaacatcaaaggaggttgaacgaggctatgcaagaggtcgtcaagaaggaaattatcaagtggcttgatgcaggggttgtgtaccctatttcggatagttcatggacttcatcgatacaatgtgtgccgaagaagggggtatgactgtggtcacaaatgagaaaaatgagttgatccccactcgtactgtcacctgatggagggtatgtatggactacagaaagctgaacaaagtgacccataaagaccattttccattgccctttcttgatcaaatgttggacagaCTTGCTGGGCGTGCCTACTATTGCTTTTTGGATAGGTACTCAAggtacaaccagattctcattgcaccagaagaccaagagaaaaccaccttcacatGTCTGTATGGCATATTTGCATTCTCACGGATgtcgtttggtttgtgtaatgcactggctacctttcagcggtgtatgatggcaatatttacggatatggtggaggacttcctcgaagtgttcgtggatgattttagtgttgtggggtactcatttgaagaatgcttggataatcttgacaaagtgtggacccgatgtgaagagaccaacctagtgcttaattgggaaaaatgccactttatggtcgaggagggaattgtcctcggccataagatctcaaagaacggtattgaagCAGACAAAGTgaagattgaagttatttcaaaactccctcctcctacttccgtcaagggagttaggagctttcttgggcacgcggggttctatcgaaggttcatcaaggatttctcaaaagtagtgaaccccttgtgcaagctgctagaaaaggatgcaaagtttgtgttcaatgaagattgcatgaaagcttttgagatTCTCAAGTATAAATTaacaaccactcccatcattaccgtACCCAATTGGAGCTTatcatttgagctcatgtgcgatgcaagAGACGTTACAgtaggagcagttttggggcaaagggtcaacaagatatttcatccggtaTATTATGAAAGCAAAATGATAAATGACacccaagtcaattatacggtGACTGAGAAAGAGTTATTATCCATTGTCTTCTCCATGGAAAAGTTCAGGCCATATCTCATGGGggccaaagtgattgtgcacaccgatcacgtTGTATTCCGTTACTTGATGACCAAAAAAGACtcgaaggctaggttgatgagatgggttcttctacttcaagagtttgaccttgaaatcattgatagaaaaggaagtgataatcaagTGGCGGGCCACATGTCCCGCt contains:
- the LOC138907634 gene encoding uncharacterized protein, which encodes MEETQNNVNPSREHVIDIPEMVVPKAKAPLPRAPPLYPQRLAKQNNENQFKKFIEMMKILSINVPLVEALEQMPRYAKFMKDLVTKKRYMNCETIKMTHQVSTIMHSMDPKLEDPGAFTISCTISSADFAKALCDLGVNINLMPYSVFKTLGIGQSRATSMILQMADRTMKRPLDYEVPIILGRPFLATGKALVDVEVGELTFRVGDEKVVFRMCKSLRQPNSNEVCSFVDLVTEEIVDDTSAMINVEDPLEIVLLNHEDDEKECLVE